Genomic window (Chloroflexota bacterium):
CAAGCTACAACTCATATCTCATCAAAGGCAGTGAGAAAACGGCTTTGGTCGATACCGTGGATGCTGCCATGCCGGATATTCTTCTGGATAACCTGGAGCATCTTGGAATTGACCGA
Coding sequences:
- a CDS encoding FprA family A-type flavoprotein, with amino-acid sequence MKPREIKPGIYWVGAVDWDRRLFDALIPLPDGTSYNSYLIKGSEKTALVDTVDAAMPDILLDNLEHLGIDR